In one Drosophila albomicans strain 15112-1751.03 chromosome X, ASM965048v2, whole genome shotgun sequence genomic region, the following are encoded:
- the LOC117574807 gene encoding antigen 5 like allergen Cul n 1-like: protein MSNIPIVTVLTALSAALSGVFGATDYCKQNCGSTQNIGCNNDGAWGSSCPSDRALVSLSDADKNVLLASHNGHRSFIAGGGESKLKPACRMATMQWDDELAYLASLNVRSCQMKHDGCRNTDAFQWAGQNLAWIGSTGPLNKTASLIQSVDMWYSEVKDTEQSYIDAYPTNYNGPAIGHFTVMVADRNTHVGCAASTYSVQGQSYKAFLLACNYAATNVVGIKMYNTCSVPASKCTTGVNPSYKFLCSVNEVYDVNNLWY, encoded by the exons ATGAGCAACATCCCAATCGTTACTGTGCTAACGGCACTTTCAGCTGCACTCTCTGGCGTCTTTGGTGCCACGGACTATTGCAAGCAGAACTGCGGAAGCACCCAAAACATTGGCTGCAACAACGATGGC GCTTGGGGATCGAGCTGTCCCAGTGACAGAGCCTTGGTGAGTCTCTCGGACGCTGACAAGAATGTGCTTTTGGCCAGCCACAATGGACATCGCAGCTTCATCGCTGGCGGCGGTGAGAGCAAACTGAAGCCCGCCTGCCGCATGGCCACCATGCAATGGGACGATGAGCTCGCTTATCTGGCCTCCCTCAATGTGCGCAGCTGTCAGATGAAACACGATGGCTGCCGCAACACCGATGCCTTCCAGTGGGCTGGACAGAATCTGGCCTGGATTGGCTCCACTGGTCCTCTCAATAAGACGGCCAGCCTTATCCAGAGCGTAGACATGTGGTACAGCGAAGTGAAGGACACCGAGCAGTCATACATCGATGCCTATCCCACTAACTACAACGGACCCGCCATCGGTCACTTCACCGTCATGGTCGCCGATCGCAATACCCATGTGGGATGCGCTGCATCCACTTACTCGGTGCAGGGGCAATCCTACAAGGCTTTCCTCTTGGCATGCAACTATGCGGCCACCAATGTGGTTGGCATCAAGATGTACAACACGTGCTCTGTCCCAGCCAGCAAGTGCACCACGGGTGTCAATCCCAGCTACAAGTTCCTCTGCAGCGTCAACGAAGTATACGATGTTAACAACTTGTGGTACTAA
- the LOC117574799 gene encoding antigen 5 like allergen Cul n 1-like has product MPRLFLLVNFATIKAKRFDYKFTVTWLPNFEMLRFSLTLLTISLTLCQVHGAVDYCNATLCGTSTNIGCNNNGTWSTNCPTSPAPYLIAMNLTMRQHLVKLHNVRRNHIALGKLPRYDTARRMATMRWSPQLATLAALNVKQCQMKHDACHNTPQYKMSGQNLAIISYSGASSSQTNAALLTSSVTMWWNERLDANKSVIAKYPSDWTGPQIGHFTVMARQNNIALGCAAARYVTSGMNNFLLACNYATTNIVGNAVYVAGNTAAGCTTGTNVNYPGLCKVAEVFTY; this is encoded by the exons ATGCCAcgtttatttcttttggtaAATTTCGCGACTATAAAAGCCAAGAGATTTGACTATAAATTTACAGTTACTTGGCTGCCGAATTTCGAAATGCTGCGCTTCAGTTTGACACTTCTCACCATCAGCCTGACCTTGTGTCAAGTCCACGGAGCGGTCGACTATTGCAATGCAACGCTTTGTGGCACTTCCACAAACAttggctgcaacaacaatggg ACTTGGTCAACAAATTGCCCCACGAGCCCAGCACCGTACCTCATCGCTATGAACTTGACGATGCGCCAACATTTGGTGAAGCTGCACAATGTGCGACGCAACCATATTGCTCTCGGAAAACTGCCCAGATACGATACGGCCAGGAGAATGGCAACGATGCGCTGGAGTCCACAGCTGGCAACGCTTGCCGCACTCAATGTGAAGCAATGCCAGATGAAGCACGACGCATGCCACAACACACCGCAGTACAAAATGAGCGGACAGAACTTGGCCATCATTTCGTATTCGGGTGCTTCTTCCAGCCAGACGAATGCCGCGCTTCTGACATCGTCGGTGACCATGTGGTGGAACGAAAGACTGGATGCCAACAAGAGTGTCATCGCCAAGTATCCCTCCGACTGGACTGGACC GCAAATTGGACACTTTACCGTGATGGCGCGACAGAATAATATTGCTCTCGGCTGCGCAGCTGCCAGATATGTGACCAGCGGCATGAACAACTTTCTGCTGGCCTGCAATTATGCCACCACAAACATTGTCGGCAATGCCGTCTATGTGGCGGGCAACACAGCTGCCGGCTGCACCACGGGCACCAATGTCAACTATCCTGGTCTCTGCAAGGTGGCCGAAGTCTTCACCTACTAG
- the LOC117574760 gene encoding sentrin-specific protease 6-like: protein MDNDDFVRGDVTDQSDAAQGEAFTTKLSCKCLRLFPYRFEVTEPVKFTSKGVRIAGILPKKDTKFVLHIYKREVIKVIAHFASSEKAQPLITLYMLKRCAQYVKTQLQLPDDTANEQLAFKGNGSLHERRLLLVFDSINFSARETIKAMFNFVDEISTSDAAEIFERIAELDRKELEKSKQMPPRQLRPDEQISLLMYPPKGTGGLCIRMEDYMCLTKESYLNDIIIDFYLLWLRNTLIPETLRDRTHIFSTFFYKRLTTLTRATDVKLTAAQRRHARVQKWTKLVDIFDKDFIIVPINEQSHWFLAIICFPCLKGPVTYDTNQPVEPQQLKRHRAKKVPMQISNTTITSLAKRDSVSLPTMPIDICHIADDESERDEAEGDESDMASEDSESSNSPNRVTNDDVPAVKQPLILIFDSLAGASRSRVVATLRDYLTCEYKVKKPDAQKHIFNKDNMPGHCVKVPQQNNFTDCGLYLLQYVQQFFKEPIKDYRLPIKQLTNWFDYLTVTKKREDIAHLIQQLMDESNSNQRLILPVIEFPTLNGQLVEYPEKSESAEFEEEEGHDDEEYASDAHDDDSANTEMEVDPTYEELQTAKAATQSSTAATVTTNTTTTSVLPGTTTARRFMLKRGLQNGAAGSPSGANGADNNNVNQLELQLISSPKAVSSPSSMLKNRIAGIGVGSLKIRKIEP, encoded by the exons ATGGACAACGATG ATTTTGTGCGCGGCGATGTCACAGATCAATCGGATGCAGCCCAGGGCGAAGCATTCACCACAAAATTGAGTTGCAAGTGTCTGCGTCTGTTTCCATATCGCTTTGAAGTCACAGAGCCG GTAAAATTCACGTCGAAGGGAGTGCGCATAGCGGGCATTCTGCCCAAAAAGGATACCAAGTTTGTGCTCCATATTTATAAGCGCGAAGTCATCAAAGTGATTGCTCATTTTGCCAGCTCGGAGAAGGCTCAGCCGCTGATCACACTCTACATGCTGAAGCGTTGCGCACAGTACGTGAAGACGCAGCTGCAGCTTCCTGACGATACAGCCAACGAAC AACTCGCTTTCAAGGGCAATGGCAGTTTGCATGAGCGTCGTTTGCTATTGGTGTTTGACAGCATTAACTTCTCGGCACGCGAAACCATCAAGGCCATGTTTAACTTTGTGGATGAGATCTCCACAAGCGATGCAGCCGAAATCTTTGAACGCATCGCCGAATTGGATCGCAAGGAACTGGAGAAGTCGAAACAAATGCCGCCAAGACAACTGCGTCCGGATGAACAAATCAGTCTGCTGATGTATCCCCCCAAAGGAACGGGTGGATTGTGCATACGCATGGAGGATTATATGTGTCTCACCAAGGAATCGTATTTGAATGACATCATCATTGATTTCTATCTGCTCTGGCTGCGCAATACGCTCATTCCTGAAACGCTGCGTGATCGAACACACATATTTAGCACCTTCTTTTACAAACGACTCACAACTCTGACGCGTGCCACGGACGTGAAGCTGACAGCGGCCCAGAGGCGTCATGCGCGTGTGCAGAAGTGGACAAAACTGGTGGATATCTTCGACAAGGACTTTATCATTGTCCCTATCAATGAGCAATCGCATTGGTTCCTAGCCATCATCTGTTTCCCATGCCTTAAAGGACCCGTTACCTATGATACTAATCAGCCGGTAGAGCCTCAGCAGCTGAAGCGACACCGTGCCAAGAAAGTGCCGATGCAGATTAGCAACACAACTATCACATCGCTAGCGAAACGCGACTCCGTCTCATTGCCAACGATGCCCATCGACATTTGCCACATTGCCGACGATGAAAGCGAACGCGACGAAGCGGAAGGCGACGAAAGTGATATGGCATCTGAGGATAGCGAGAGCTCCAATTCACCCAACCGCGTCACCAATGACGATGTGCCGGCTGTGAAGCAGCCATTGATACTTATATTTGACTCGTTGGCGGGTGCCTCACGTAGTCGAGTGGTGGCAACGCTGCGCGATTATCTCACGTGCGAGTACAAGGTGAAGAAGCCGGATGCGCAGAAGCACATTTTCAACAAGGACAACATGCCGGGCCATTGTGTCAAGGTGCCACAGCAAAATAACTTTACCGACTGTGGTCTTTATCTGCTGCAGTATGTGCAGCAGTTCTTTAAGGAACCCATTAAGGATTATCGGCTGCCTATCAAGCAGCTGACTAACTGGTTCGATTATCTGACTGTGACCAAGAAGCGTGAGGATATTGCTCATCTAATACAGCAACTAATGGACGAGAGTAATAGCAATCAGCGTCTGATATTGCCTGTGATTGAGTTCCCCACGCTTAATGGGCAGCTGGTCGAGTATCCCGAGAAGTCCGAAAGCGCCGAATTCGAGGAGGAAGAGGGACACGACGACGAAGAGTACGCTAGCGATGCG CATGATGATGATAGCGCTAATACGGAGATGGAAGTGGATCCCACGTATGAAGAGTTGCAGACAGCAAAGGCTGCGACACAGTCGTCAACTGCAGCCACTGTGACCACAAACACGACCACAACGTCTGTGTTGCCTGGAACTACCACAGCACGTCGTTTTATGCTAAAGCGTGGTTTGCAGAACGGAGCAGCAGGTAGTCCAAGCGGCGCCAATGgggcagacaacaacaatgtcaaCCAGTTGGAGCTGCAGTTGATCAGCTCGCCTAAAGCCGTCTCCTCACCGAGTAGTATGCTAAAGAATCGCATTGCTGGCATTGGTGTCGGCAGTTTGAAAATACGCAAGATTGAACCATAG
- the LOC117574815 gene encoding antigen 5 like allergen Cul n 1-like, which translates to MTNIPIVTVLMALSAALTGVLGATDYCKQNCRGKKHIGCNNDGAWGSSCPSDRALVSLSDADKNVLLASHNGYRSFIAGGGESKLKPACRMATMQWDDELAYLASLNVRSCQMKHDGCRNTDAFQWAGQNLYRGSSTGPLNKTASLIQSVDMWYSEVKYTEQSYIDAYPGYYNGPAIGHFTTMVADRNTHVGCAASTYSVQGQFKDFLLACNYAATNVDGIKMYNSCSVPASKCTTGVNPSYKFLCSVNEVYDVNNLWY; encoded by the exons ATGACCAACATCCCAATCGTAACTGTGCTAATGGCACTTTCAGCTGCACTCACTGGCGTCCTTGGTGCCACAGACTATTGCAAGCAGAACTGCCGTGGCAAAAAACACATTGGCTGCAACAACGATGGC GCTTGGGGATCGAGCTGTCCCAGTGACAGAGCCTTGGTTAGTCTCTCGGACGCTGACAAGAATGTGCTTTTGGCCAGCCACAATGGATATCGCAGCTTCATCGCCGGCGGCGGCGAGAGCAAACTGAAGCCCGCCTGCCGCATGGCCACCATGCAATGGGACGATGAGCTCGCTTATCTGGCCTCCCTCAATGTGCGCAGCTGTCAGATGAAACACGATGGCTGCCGCAACACCGATGCCTTCCAGTGGGCTGGACAGAATCTTTACAGGGGGAGCTCCACTGGTCCTCTCAATAAGACGGCCAGCCTTATCCAGAGCGTAGACATGTGGTACAGCGAAGTAAAGTACACCGAGCAGTCATACATCGATGCCTATCCCGGCTACTACAACGGACCCGCTATCGGCCATTTCACCACCATGGTCGCTGATCGCAACACCCATGTGGGATGCGCTGCATCCACATACTCGGTGCAGGGGCAATTCAAGGATTTCCTGTTAGCCTGCAACTATGCGGCCACCAATGTGGATGGCATCAAGATGTACAACTCGTGCTCTGTCCCAGCCAGCAAGTGCACCACGGGCGTCAATCCCAGCTACAAGTTCCTCTGCAGCGTCAACGAGGTATACGATGTTAACAACTTGTGGTACTAA